A single genomic interval of Streptomyces sp. NBC_00663 harbors:
- a CDS encoding RyR domain-containing protein, with protein sequence MTTQRSLLVRRFTALQFVSIALAAAGMVLGWFGFRTYLEGHPEFGHGFFDLLYYSCQLFVLDADPLNGAGSLPWALEVARFLAPLATLSALVEAVRLLGADELRRLRLARLEGHSVVCGAGNTAQMLTARLREAGRTVVAVSAVGADDDGVLSVVGDPSSLEALRAAGVARASAVYACADDSGDNVLIAATVRELVQDPARSLHVHAAIGDQNLCSALQARHLMGASRGRVRLDFFNVDMLAARRLAATERIEEHDAATPPPHCLIVGVSPFARALLVELARRWRLRPGTGLLPITWAGASATAALSRLSDQYEFLPEVCRIEPKDIEETGSAVNALLSATGSQGLRVYIAGPSDDTSLSIALSAFEAWRVPPGGLVLQLREHGPFGVSLGHDDSALLDDLDGRLSTFGVLDAACRPDLLGDDLVEHLARVLHEHYEWAARTRRGESEETNASVVPWDRLPARKQEDNRQAVLAIGEKLRALDCAIAPRLDPAPPFVLEETEVERLARMEHRRWLRARRAEGVVYGPDRDDDARTHPDMKDWDELTEPAREKDREAVRALPVVLATAGFQIIRLAPGGP encoded by the coding sequence ATGACCACGCAACGAAGCCTGCTCGTTCGCCGGTTCACGGCTCTGCAGTTCGTCTCCATCGCCCTCGCCGCGGCGGGGATGGTGCTGGGCTGGTTCGGATTCCGCACCTATCTCGAGGGGCACCCGGAGTTCGGGCACGGCTTCTTCGATCTGCTCTATTACTCCTGCCAGTTGTTCGTCCTCGACGCCGACCCCCTGAACGGGGCCGGGTCCCTGCCCTGGGCCCTGGAAGTGGCCCGCTTCCTCGCGCCGCTCGCCACCCTCTCGGCCCTCGTCGAGGCGGTCCGGCTGCTGGGCGCCGACGAACTCCGCCGACTGCGGCTGGCCCGGCTGGAGGGCCACAGCGTGGTCTGTGGTGCCGGGAACACGGCGCAGATGCTCACGGCCCGGCTGCGCGAGGCGGGCCGGACCGTGGTGGCCGTGTCCGCCGTCGGGGCCGACGACGACGGAGTCCTGTCCGTGGTCGGCGATCCCAGCAGCCTTGAGGCGCTCCGGGCGGCGGGCGTGGCCAGGGCGAGCGCCGTCTACGCCTGCGCGGACGACAGCGGGGACAACGTCCTGATCGCCGCGACGGTCCGCGAACTGGTCCAGGACCCCGCCCGCTCCCTCCACGTCCACGCCGCGATCGGCGACCAAAACCTGTGCAGCGCCCTCCAGGCCCGCCACCTCATGGGCGCGTCACGGGGACGGGTACGCCTCGACTTCTTCAACGTGGACATGCTCGCGGCACGGCGACTCGCCGCGACGGAACGGATCGAGGAGCATGACGCGGCCACCCCGCCGCCGCACTGTCTGATCGTCGGCGTCTCCCCGTTCGCCCGTGCCCTGCTCGTCGAACTTGCCCGCCGCTGGCGGCTGCGCCCCGGCACGGGCCTGCTGCCGATCACCTGGGCCGGCGCCTCGGCCACGGCAGCACTCAGCCGCCTGAGCGACCAGTACGAGTTCCTCCCGGAGGTCTGCCGGATCGAGCCGAAGGACATCGAGGAGACCGGCTCGGCGGTCAACGCCCTGCTGTCCGCGACGGGTTCGCAGGGCCTGCGCGTCTACATCGCCGGCCCCTCCGACGACACGTCCCTGTCCATAGCGCTGTCGGCCTTCGAGGCATGGCGCGTTCCGCCCGGCGGCCTCGTCCTCCAGTTACGGGAGCACGGTCCCTTCGGGGTGTCCCTCGGCCACGACGACTCCGCCCTGCTGGACGACCTGGACGGGCGGCTGAGCACCTTCGGCGTCCTGGACGCCGCCTGCCGTCCCGATCTCCTCGGGGACGACCTGGTGGAACACCTCGCACGGGTCCTGCACGAGCACTACGAATGGGCGGCCCGCACCCGGCGAGGGGAATCGGAGGAGACCAACGCGTCCGTGGTTCCGTGGGACCGGCTGCCCGCCCGGAAACAGGAGGACAACCGGCAGGCGGTCCTGGCCATCGGCGAGAAACTGCGAGCCCTGGACTGCGCGATCGCTCCCCGCCTGGACCCCGCGCCCCCCTTCGTACTGGAGGAAACCGAGGTCGAACGGCTCGCCCGCATGGAGCACAGGCGCTGGCTGCGGGCACGTCGCGCGGAAGGCGTCGTATACGGTCCGGACCGCGACGACGACGCGAGGACTCACCCCGACATGAAGGACTGGGACGAGCTCACGGAGCCCGCACGCGAGAAGGACCGCGAGGCCGTACGCGCCCTGCCGGTCGTCCTCGCCACCGCCGGTTTCCAGATCATCCGGCTGGCTCCCGGAGGCCCATGA
- a CDS encoding universal stress protein, with the protein MTEQHSHQFERGTDGPKVIVVGVDGSDSSLRAAAYAGGLARRQRALLAVVYVQPVMAAGAAMGAPVAETTDEIAEDLVAQIREATERTKGIFDVRWEFHTFRGDPYGGLVKAADELKADAVVVGASEQAGHRIVGSVAVRLVKAGRWPVTVVP; encoded by the coding sequence GTGACGGAACAGCACTCGCACCAGTTCGAGCGGGGCACGGACGGCCCGAAGGTCATCGTCGTGGGAGTGGACGGCTCCGATTCCTCCCTCAGAGCGGCCGCATATGCCGGTGGCCTGGCCCGCCGCCAGCGCGCCCTCCTCGCCGTCGTCTATGTGCAGCCGGTGATGGCGGCGGGAGCCGCCATGGGCGCCCCGGTCGCCGAGACGACCGACGAGATCGCCGAGGACCTGGTCGCCCAGATCAGGGAGGCCACCGAGCGCACGAAGGGGATATTCGATGTGCGCTGGGAGTTCCACACCTTCCGCGGCGATCCGTACGGCGGCCTGGTGAAGGCGGCGGACGAACTCAAGGCGGACGCGGTGGTGGTGGGGGCCTCGGAGCAGGCCGGGCATCGGATCGTGGGCTCGGTGGCGGTGCGGCTGGTGAAGGCGGGGCGGTGGCCGGTGACGGTGGTGCCCTGA
- the lysX gene encoding bifunctional lysylphosphatidylglycerol synthetase/lysine--tRNA ligase LysX, translating into MSATVEAAPAKDSKSPIRRPGSGLLSRVPEGFAAFFGALGLLCLLLAFIPPLRGPLRPVVRFLDVLIVPVSANLAYAVFLFLLAGATAARKRVAWWLVVVYLGLLVLVDALGVVVGLYADSIPSLVVCCLALALLVVARGEFYADSRRGAVRRAVGVLALGLVLGILVGWGLVELFPGTLPRGQRLLWAANRVCGGLVSGRSFDGSPPRALFFLLGLFGALALLNAAATLFRSQRMEAALHGDEEARIRALLKAYGDRDSLGYFATRRDKAVVFSTSGKAAVTYRVEAGVCLASGDPVGDREAWPHAIAAWLDAARRHGWAPAAMGASEDGAKAFARAGLGALQLGDEAILNVAGFDLNGRDMRVTRQAVHRVRRTGAHCRIRRHLALTDTEMEEIVDKADAWRDTETERGFSMALDRLGDPADGNCLLVEALGEDGKLLALLSFVPWGGDGVSLDLMRRDRSAPNGVMEFMVAELCAAAPKLGVRRISLNFAVFRSAFEEGARIGAGPVLRLWRRLLLFFSRWWQLEALYRSNAKYQPEWYPRFICYGDTGALARIGLASGIAEGFVSVPSLRKLWGKGHPKAGPRPATTEGLPSLSALGLAGGDETGTAAPDAGLSEQARIRHRTLARLRTEGIDPYPVGIPARTHALAEVRDGERVTVAGRIMRVRDFGGIVFVTLRDWSGDHQLALTHDGVDRFRSHTDIGDHITATGTAGLSDKGEPTVFVTSWQLVGKCLRPLPDKRRGLTDPEAKVRMRYLDLVASPEARDVVRARSTAVQALRQGLLERGYLEVETPMLQQIHGGANARPFTTHINAYDLDLYLRIAPELYLKRLCVGGLEKVFEMGRTFRNEGVSYKHNPEFTMLEAYQAFADYDVMLDLTRELIQGAAIAAFGTPIARKDGTEYDISGNWPVKTVHGAISEALGEEVTVDTELARLHRLCDRASVPYTPDDGRGDVVLEMYERLVEEKTQLPTFYKDFPTDVSPLTRQHRVDPRLAERWDLVAFGTELGTAYSELTDPVEQRRRLTAQSLLAAGGDPEAMELDEDFLDALEYAMPPTGGLGIGVDRLVMFLTGRTIRETLPFPLVRRH; encoded by the coding sequence ATGAGTGCCACCGTCGAGGCCGCCCCGGCGAAGGACAGCAAGAGCCCGATACGACGGCCCGGCAGCGGCCTCCTCAGCAGGGTGCCCGAAGGCTTCGCCGCCTTCTTCGGCGCCCTGGGACTGCTCTGTCTGCTGCTGGCCTTCATCCCGCCGCTGCGCGGACCGCTGCGTCCCGTCGTGCGCTTCCTCGACGTCCTCATCGTCCCGGTCAGCGCCAACCTCGCCTACGCCGTCTTCCTCTTCCTCCTCGCCGGCGCGACCGCAGCCCGCAAACGGGTCGCCTGGTGGCTGGTGGTCGTCTACCTCGGCCTGCTGGTGCTCGTCGACGCGCTGGGCGTGGTGGTCGGCCTGTACGCCGACTCCATCCCGTCCCTGGTGGTGTGCTGCCTCGCCCTGGCCCTGCTCGTCGTCGCCCGCGGCGAGTTCTACGCCGACTCCCGACGCGGCGCCGTGCGCCGGGCCGTCGGGGTGCTGGCCCTGGGCCTGGTCCTCGGCATCCTCGTGGGCTGGGGCCTGGTCGAACTGTTCCCCGGCACCCTGCCGCGCGGCCAACGGCTGCTCTGGGCGGCCAACCGGGTCTGCGGCGGCCTGGTCTCCGGCCGCTCCTTCGACGGCTCCCCGCCACGCGCCCTGTTCTTCCTGCTCGGCCTCTTCGGCGCCCTCGCGCTGCTCAACGCCGCCGCCACCCTCTTCCGCTCCCAGCGCATGGAAGCCGCCCTGCACGGCGACGAGGAGGCACGCATCCGCGCCCTCCTCAAGGCCTACGGCGACCGCGACTCCCTCGGCTACTTCGCCACCCGCCGCGACAAGGCCGTCGTCTTCTCCACCAGCGGCAAGGCCGCCGTCACCTACCGCGTCGAGGCCGGCGTCTGTCTCGCCAGCGGCGACCCCGTCGGCGATCGCGAGGCCTGGCCGCACGCCATCGCCGCCTGGCTCGACGCGGCCCGCCGGCACGGCTGGGCGCCCGCCGCGATGGGCGCCTCCGAGGACGGCGCCAAGGCCTTCGCCCGCGCCGGACTCGGCGCCCTCCAACTCGGCGACGAAGCCATCCTCAACGTGGCCGGCTTCGACCTGAACGGCCGCGACATGCGCGTCACCCGGCAGGCCGTCCATCGCGTACGCCGCACCGGCGCCCACTGCCGCATCCGCCGCCACTTGGCCCTCACCGACACCGAGATGGAAGAGATCGTCGACAAGGCCGACGCCTGGCGCGACACCGAGACCGAACGCGGCTTCTCCATGGCCCTGGACCGCCTCGGCGACCCGGCCGACGGAAACTGCCTCCTCGTGGAAGCCCTCGGCGAGGACGGCAAGCTGCTCGCCCTGCTCTCCTTCGTGCCCTGGGGCGGCGACGGCGTCTCCCTTGACCTGATGCGCCGTGACCGCAGCGCCCCCAACGGCGTCATGGAGTTCATGGTCGCCGAACTCTGCGCGGCCGCACCGAAACTGGGCGTCCGCCGGATCTCCCTCAACTTCGCCGTCTTCCGCTCGGCCTTCGAGGAGGGCGCCCGTATCGGCGCCGGACCGGTCCTCAGACTCTGGCGCCGGCTCCTCCTCTTCTTCTCCAGGTGGTGGCAACTGGAGGCCCTGTACCGCTCCAACGCCAAGTACCAGCCCGAGTGGTACCCCCGCTTCATCTGCTACGGCGACACCGGCGCCCTCGCCCGCATCGGCCTCGCCTCCGGAATCGCCGAGGGCTTCGTCTCCGTACCGTCGCTGCGCAAACTCTGGGGAAAGGGGCACCCGAAGGCCGGGCCGCGGCCGGCCACCACGGAAGGTCTGCCGTCGCTGTCGGCGCTCGGCCTCGCCGGAGGGGACGAGACCGGGACCGCCGCGCCGGATGCGGGCCTGTCCGAACAGGCCCGCATCCGCCATCGCACCCTGGCCCGGCTCAGGACCGAGGGCATCGACCCCTATCCGGTGGGAATCCCCGCCCGCACACACGCCCTCGCGGAGGTCCGCGACGGTGAACGGGTCACCGTCGCGGGGCGGATCATGCGGGTGCGGGACTTCGGCGGCATCGTCTTCGTCACGCTGCGCGACTGGTCCGGCGACCACCAACTGGCGCTCACCCACGACGGCGTGGACCGCTTCCGGTCGCACACCGACATCGGCGACCACATCACCGCCACCGGCACGGCCGGGCTCAGTGACAAGGGCGAGCCGACCGTCTTCGTCACCTCCTGGCAACTCGTCGGCAAGTGTCTGCGCCCCCTGCCCGACAAACGCCGCGGCCTCACCGACCCCGAGGCCAAGGTCCGCATGCGCTACCTCGACCTCGTCGCCAGCCCCGAGGCCCGCGACGTCGTCCGCGCCCGCTCCACCGCCGTACAGGCCCTGCGCCAGGGCCTCCTGGAGCGCGGCTACCTGGAGGTCGAGACGCCGATGCTCCAGCAGATCCACGGCGGCGCCAACGCCCGCCCCTTCACCACCCACATCAACGCCTACGACCTCGACCTCTATCTGCGCATCGCCCCCGAGCTGTACCTCAAACGGCTCTGCGTCGGCGGCCTGGAGAAGGTCTTCGAGATGGGCCGCACCTTCCGCAACGAGGGCGTCTCCTACAAGCACAACCCCGAGTTCACGATGCTGGAGGCCTACCAGGCCTTCGCCGACTACGACGTGATGCTCGACCTCACCCGCGAGCTGATCCAGGGCGCCGCGATCGCCGCGTTCGGCACACCGATCGCCCGCAAGGACGGCACCGAGTACGACATCTCCGGGAACTGGCCGGTGAAGACGGTCCACGGCGCGATCTCCGAGGCGCTGGGGGAGGAGGTCACCGTCGACACCGAGCTCGCCCGGCTGCACCGGCTGTGCGACCGCGCCTCGGTGCCGTACACCCCCGACGACGGCCGCGGTGACGTCGTCCTCGAAATGTACGAACGCCTCGTCGAGGAGAAGACCCAGCTGCCCACCTTCTACAAGGACTTCCCGACCGACGTCTCCCCGCTCACCCGCCAGCACCGGGTCGACCCACGGCTCGCCGAACGCTGGGACCTCGTCGCCTTCGGCACCGAACTCGGCACCGCCTACTCCGAACTCACCGACCCCGTCGAACAGCGCCGCCGCCTCACCGCGCAGTCGCTGCTCGCCGCCGGGGGAGACCCGGAGGCCATGGAACTCGACGAGGACTTCCTCGACGCCCTGGAGTACGCCATGCCGCCCACCGGCGGGCTCGGCATCGGCGTCGACCGGCTGGTCATGTTCCTCACGGGGCGCACGATCCGGGAAACCCTCCCCTTCCCGCTCGTACGCCGCCACTGA
- a CDS encoding polysaccharide deacetylase family protein encodes MTKDQLLTRLLTRRRALLAGAAAVGAAGTAGLFAALGGEDPVKPPLPAAGPPARRPLKPSAYRLQPLTGYGAPRAAPGRTPVRREPLLRVHGRGRTMVLTFDDGPDPRYTPAILDTLAEYDVRAMFFVCGEMAVDNKDLLERMSDEGHIVGNHTWSHPLLTRLSRGRIRSEMERTSDVIEEAYGERPQWFRAPYGAWNRAAFQLGSELGMEPLAWTVDTLDWTTPGATTIERRVENGAAPGVVVLSHDAGGDRSQSVRALRDYLPRLLDSGYHVTVPRRHYT; translated from the coding sequence ATGACGAAGGATCAGTTGCTCACCCGGCTGCTCACGCGACGCCGGGCCCTGCTCGCCGGTGCCGCCGCCGTCGGGGCGGCCGGCACCGCCGGGCTGTTCGCGGCACTCGGCGGCGAGGACCCGGTCAAGCCCCCGCTCCCCGCCGCGGGCCCCCCGGCCCGCCGCCCCCTCAAACCCTCCGCCTACCGGCTCCAGCCCCTGACCGGATACGGCGCGCCCCGCGCCGCCCCCGGCCGGACCCCGGTGCGCCGCGAACCGCTGCTGCGCGTGCACGGGCGCGGTCGCACCATGGTGCTGACCTTCGACGACGGCCCGGACCCCCGCTACACCCCCGCCATCCTGGACACCCTCGCCGAGTACGACGTCCGCGCGATGTTCTTCGTGTGCGGCGAGATGGCCGTCGACAACAAGGACCTGCTGGAGCGCATGTCCGACGAGGGACACATCGTCGGCAACCACACCTGGTCCCACCCGCTGCTGACCCGCCTCAGCCGTGGCCGCATCCGCTCCGAGATGGAACGCACCAGCGACGTCATCGAAGAGGCCTACGGCGAACGCCCCCAGTGGTTCCGCGCGCCCTACGGCGCCTGGAACCGCGCCGCCTTCCAGCTCGGCTCCGAACTCGGCATGGAACCCCTCGCCTGGACCGTCGACACCCTCGACTGGACCACCCCGGGCGCGACCACCATCGAGCGGCGGGTCGAGAACGGCGCCGCCCCCGGCGTCGTGGTGCTCTCGCACGACGCCGGGGGCGACCGCTCCCAGAGTGTCCGGGCGCTGCGCGACTACCTGCCGCGGCTCCTCGACTCCGGATATCACGTCACCGTCCCGAGACGGCACTACACATAG
- a CDS encoding class F sortase produces the protein MSASELAELAEEEEQRKRRAPWGVIALVLLTGLALIRNGSGEFDVGPPQPATAAAADSRVPGTFSGSAAPLSFSEPERVRIPAIQVDAPVMPVGLDTEGWVGAPPPEDPNLAGWFTGAVSPGEKGTAVVVGHVDNKMGPAVFYGLGALKKGNRVEVRRKDGKTAVFEIYGIEVFEKNNFPGDRVYGSKGTPELRVITCGGGFSKQSGYAGNVVTFARLVEVR, from the coding sequence ATGTCTGCGTCCGAGCTGGCCGAGCTGGCCGAAGAGGAGGAGCAGCGGAAACGGCGCGCTCCTTGGGGCGTGATAGCGCTTGTTCTGCTGACCGGCCTCGCTCTCATTCGGAATGGTTCGGGAGAGTTCGACGTGGGTCCGCCGCAGCCGGCGACGGCGGCTGCGGCGGACAGTCGTGTTCCCGGCACCTTCTCCGGGTCGGCGGCACCGCTGTCGTTCTCCGAACCCGAGCGGGTGCGGATCCCGGCGATCCAGGTGGACGCGCCGGTCATGCCGGTCGGCCTCGACACCGAGGGCTGGGTGGGCGCGCCGCCGCCGGAGGACCCGAACCTGGCCGGCTGGTTCACCGGCGCCGTCTCGCCCGGCGAGAAGGGCACGGCCGTCGTCGTGGGTCATGTCGACAACAAGATGGGGCCCGCCGTGTTCTACGGACTCGGGGCCCTGAAGAAGGGAAATCGCGTCGAGGTGCGGCGCAAGGACGGAAAGACGGCGGTGTTCGAGATCTACGGCATCGAGGTCTTCGAGAAGAACAACTTCCCTGGCGACCGTGTCTACGGTTCCAAGGGCACCCCCGAATTGCGGGTCATCACCTGCGGGGGCGGTTTCTCGAAACAGAGCGGTTACGCCGGGAACGTCGTCACCTTCGCCCGCCTGGTCGAGGTCCGCTGA
- a CDS encoding bestrophin-like domain: MPEWLVLTLAMLAACAVVVVIVVVRHGAASEDEDPDETPDVIEYMTMWIGVVYAIVLGLAIAGVWEGRSAAQDHVQAEAVALHEVSERVRVYPADTRDRIREDVNAYVGHVVNTEWQTMADKGEVTERGTQLLEKLRQDVTDYEPANDFEAQAYQPLVDQVAAADAARTSRTNAMGATMPGVVWFGLVAGAVITIGMVLALQIRRTPRELILAGLFSALIAFLLFLIWDFDAPYSRGITASAEPFLNLFPSIRG; encoded by the coding sequence TTGCCGGAATGGCTTGTTCTCACCCTCGCGATGCTGGCCGCCTGTGCCGTGGTGGTCGTCATCGTCGTCGTCCGCCATGGCGCGGCCTCCGAAGACGAGGACCCCGACGAGACCCCGGACGTCATCGAGTACATGACGATGTGGATCGGTGTGGTGTACGCCATCGTCCTGGGCCTGGCCATCGCGGGGGTGTGGGAGGGGCGCAGCGCGGCCCAGGACCACGTCCAGGCGGAGGCCGTCGCCCTGCACGAGGTCTCGGAGCGCGTCCGGGTCTATCCGGCCGACACCCGTGACCGCATTCGGGAGGATGTCAACGCCTATGTCGGACACGTCGTGAACACGGAGTGGCAGACGATGGCCGACAAGGGCGAGGTCACCGAGCGCGGCACCCAGCTGCTGGAGAAGCTCCGCCAGGACGTCACCGACTACGAGCCGGCGAACGACTTCGAGGCGCAGGCCTACCAGCCGCTCGTCGACCAGGTGGCCGCGGCCGACGCGGCGCGCACCTCCCGGACCAACGCGATGGGGGCGACGATGCCGGGGGTGGTGTGGTTCGGGCTGGTCGCCGGGGCCGTCATCACCATCGGCATGGTCCTGGCCCTCCAGATCCGCAGAACGCCACGTGAGCTGATCCTCGCCGGGCTGTTCTCCGCCCTGATCGCGTTCCTGCTCTTCCTGATCTGGGACTTCGACGCGCCCTACAGCCGGGGCATCACGGCGTCGGCGGAACCGTTCCTGAACCTGTTCCCGAGCATCAGGGGCTGA
- a CDS encoding SCO0930 family lipoprotein, which yields MKTSWRSASLVASAAAVLALTTACGQEAAPSASSQNVGATAAAGDYGNAGAGVGSGYGNGTGASPSASSPASKAASAGKLAVVTNPELGKVLTDNAGLTLYRFDTDTAEPPKSNCDGDCASTWPPVPADDATAGEGIDKSLLGEVTRTDGSKQLTIGGWPAYRYAKDVNAGDVNGQGVGGKWYALAPTGKKATLASLPGLSTREDPNLGEIVVDKNGMTVYRFLKDTAWPDPISRCTGACLEKWPAVGPVETNDTKGVVKKGLMSFTRPDGVKQQTINCWPIYTFAQDKEPGDTNGQGVGGTWYAVAPDGKPVGAPKQ from the coding sequence ATGAAGACCTCCTGGCGGAGTGCATCGCTCGTGGCGAGCGCTGCGGCGGTGCTGGCGCTGACGACGGCGTGCGGCCAGGAAGCAGCCCCGTCCGCGAGCAGTCAGAACGTGGGCGCGACCGCCGCGGCCGGCGACTACGGCAACGCGGGCGCCGGCGTCGGCTCCGGCTACGGCAACGGGACCGGCGCGAGCCCCTCGGCCAGCAGCCCCGCGTCGAAGGCCGCCTCCGCGGGCAAGCTGGCCGTCGTCACCAACCCGGAGCTCGGCAAGGTGCTGACGGACAACGCCGGCCTCACCCTCTACCGCTTCGACACGGACACGGCCGAGCCGCCGAAGTCCAACTGTGACGGCGACTGCGCGTCGACCTGGCCCCCGGTGCCGGCCGACGACGCCACGGCCGGCGAGGGCATCGACAAGTCGCTGCTCGGCGAGGTCACCCGCACCGACGGCAGCAAGCAGCTGACGATCGGCGGCTGGCCGGCGTACCGCTACGCGAAGGACGTCAACGCGGGCGACGTCAACGGCCAGGGCGTGGGCGGCAAGTGGTACGCGCTCGCCCCCACCGGCAAGAAGGCCACGCTGGCCTCGCTGCCCGGACTGTCCACCCGTGAGGACCCGAACCTGGGCGAGATCGTCGTCGACAAGAACGGCATGACGGTCTACCGCTTCCTGAAGGACACCGCCTGGCCCGACCCGATCTCGAGGTGCACCGGAGCCTGCCTGGAGAAGTGGCCGGCCGTCGGGCCCGTCGAGACCAACGACACCAAGGGCGTCGTGAAGAAGGGCCTGATGAGCTTCACCCGGCCCGACGGGGTCAAGCAGCAGACCATCAACTGCTGGCCCATCTACACCTTCGCCCAGGACAAGGAGCCGGGCGACACCAACGGTCAGGGCGTCGGCGGCACGTGGTACGCCGTCGCACCCGACGGAAAGCCGGTCGGCGCGCCGAAGCAGTAG
- a CDS encoding SAM-dependent methyltransferase, whose protein sequence is MERPAWAPRSIDISVPSVSRIYDYYLGGSHNFEVDREAARKAMEFMPGLPKIMQANRAFMRRAVRFAVDQGISQFLDVGSGIPTFGNVHEVAQAADPDARVVYVDHDPVAVAHSQAVLAGIERAGVVAADLRKPQEIVASAEVQQLIDLKRPVALLLVAILHFVEDEDDPYGAVAELRDALAPGSLLVLTHASYEGIPLPAERAGGAVDVYKDIRNPLIMRSRDEIARFFEGYDMVEPGLVPMPRWRPETETWDPDDEDPWAFSGFAGVGRRA, encoded by the coding sequence ATGGAGCGTCCCGCCTGGGCCCCACGGAGCATCGACATCTCGGTGCCCAGTGTCTCGCGGATCTACGACTACTACCTGGGCGGTTCGCACAACTTCGAGGTCGACCGGGAAGCCGCTCGCAAGGCGATGGAGTTCATGCCGGGGCTGCCCAAGATCATGCAGGCGAACCGGGCGTTCATGCGACGCGCGGTCCGCTTCGCCGTCGACCAGGGCATCTCCCAGTTCCTGGACGTCGGTTCGGGCATCCCGACCTTCGGCAACGTCCACGAGGTGGCCCAGGCCGCCGACCCCGACGCACGCGTCGTCTACGTCGACCACGACCCGGTGGCCGTCGCCCACAGCCAGGCCGTCCTCGCCGGGATCGAGCGGGCAGGGGTCGTCGCCGCGGATCTGCGCAAGCCGCAGGAGATCGTCGCGAGCGCCGAAGTACAGCAACTGATCGACCTGAAGCGGCCGGTGGCCCTGCTTCTCGTTGCCATACTGCACTTCGTGGAAGACGAGGACGACCCGTACGGGGCGGTGGCCGAGCTGCGCGACGCGCTCGCGCCCGGCAGCCTGCTGGTGCTCACGCATGCCTCGTACGAGGGAATCCCGCTGCCGGCCGAGCGGGCCGGGGGTGCGGTGGACGTGTACAAGGACATTCGCAACCCGCTGATCATGCGCTCGCGCGACGAGATCGCGCGGTTCTTCGAGGGGTACGACATGGTGGAACCGGGACTGGTGCCGATGCCGCGCTGGCGGCCGGAGACGGAGACCTGGGACCCTGACGACGAGGATCCCTGGGCCTTCTCCGGGTTCGCCGGCGTGGGGCGCAGGGCGTGA